In a single window of the Penaeus monodon isolate SGIC_2016 chromosome 3, NSTDA_Pmon_1, whole genome shotgun sequence genome:
- the LOC119593889 gene encoding uncharacterized protein LOC119593889, translating to MSSVVPEFFLWDQSLNSSCGGRMECETLYELGPPPDMILNIPPPPIPPFMEEFVARLAAEGINIHEDDNGFPEEEKSCNLCQWANGNGVGFVELAQKGPLIDDTWFLVIISSCVAATLLGIILAIAFLKYREGKLKPLSDVALAKKEKALGLERCEAVLYPAPAITPTPVPQLDNRTSRALWAGIKPLEGNHYTVDHCQPMEQKPVRLDLLPPHDNTYDYADYSSVSYASASYTTLTPRLDGSSPRPQPAASFENVGYVPGDEGAEVERVAPDGCVVTAPRAARLLGSPRFVQGIQDHHHYEMVTPSMRRHKSLERGSRQPPVISGPTSLGPVRMPPLNGRPRYNLTAYASGTHTLTPKVDNSARAERRHAHVSLDRSGSANTTLAPASPTDHIYASPITSPVI from the exons ATGTCTTCAGTGGTCCCCGAGTTCTTCTTGTGGGATCAGTCGCTGAATAGCTCGTGTGGAGGAAGGATGGAGTGCGAAACATTGTACGAGCTGGGCCCTCCGCCCGATATGATTCTGAACATACCTCCTCCCCCAATACCGCCATTTATGGAGGAGTTTGTGGCGAGACTTGCAGCTGAGGGTATAAATATTCACGAAGACGATAATGGATTTCCCGAGGAAGAGAAATCTTGTAATCTCTGTCAGTGGGCGAATGGAAACGGCGTTGGATTTGTAGAACTTGCACAAAAAG GTCCCCTGATTGACGACACGTGGTTCCTTGTTATCATCTCGTCTTGCGTGGCAGCCACTTTGCTCGGGATCATCTTGGCCATCGCCTTCCTCAAATACAGAGA AGGGAAGCTGAAACCCCTAAGCGACGTGGCGCTGGCCAAGAAGGAGAAAGCTCTGGGTCTGGAGCGCTGCGAGGCCGTCCTCTACCCCGCCCCCGCCATCACGCCCACGCCTGTCCCGCAGCTTGACAACCGCACGTCGCGGGCGTTATGGGCTGGCATCAAGCCTTTGGAGGGAAACCACTACACGGTCGACCACTGCCAGCCCATGGAGCAGAAGCCGGTGCGCCTGGATCTGCTTCCGCCGCACGACAACACCTACGACTACGCCGACTACAGCAGCGTGAGCTATGCCAGCGCCAGCTACACCACGCTCACCCCCCGCCTCGACGGGTCCAGCCCGCGGCCGCAGCCAGCCGCGAGCTTCGAGAACGTCGGCTACGTCCCTGGGGATGAGGGCGCCGAGGTGGAGCGCGTCGCCCCCGACGGCTGTGTCGTGACCGCCCCCCGCGCCGCCCGCCTGCTGGGCTCGCCGCGCTTCGTGCAGGGCATCCAGGACCACCACCACTACGAGATGGTCACGCCCTCCATGCGCCGCCACAAGTCGCTTGAGCGAGGGTCTCGGCAGCCCCCCGTCATCAGTGGCCCCACCAGTCTCGGCCCCGTGCGGATGCCCCCTCTCAACGGACGTCCGCGCTATAACCTCACGGCGTATGCGTCGGGAACTCACACGCTCACGCCCAAGGTGGATAACTCGGCGCGGGCGGAGCGGCGGCATGCCCACGTATCGCTGGACCGATCGGGAAGTGCAAACACGACGCTGGCGCCCGCGTCGCCCACCGATCACATCTACGCTTCTCCCATCACCTCCCCTGTCATCTAA